The Deltaproteobacteria bacterium genome window below encodes:
- a CDS encoding hydantoinase B/oxoprolinase family protein: protein MAAGRWRFFVDRGGTFTDCVALPPGGGAPVVCKLLSTDDAPLRAIRTVLALGDDAPIPPLELRLGTTVATNALLERKGARCALVITRGFADLPVIGDQTRPDIFALSIPPATRLHAEVIEIDARADRDGRVLARPDGDALARSFEALRAGGCDSVAVAVAFGTRAPALEQAVLTAAREAGLRYAVASHEVSSQLGLLARTQTAIVDAYTTPLLRAYLTGLADALPGSTLSVMQSSGALAPVARIGGRDAILSGPAGGVLAVAALARRHGLREVIGFDMGGTSTDVTRVQGGEPTLTWETTTADVRVHAPMLDVHTIAAGGGSVCRIVDGRLRVGPDSVGAMPGPLCYGRGDGSPSLTDMNLVLGRFVGDRFALPLHAAPAHAALAQLAAQWGDDAPAPERIAAGFFRIAVDAMAEAITRVSVARGHDVRRHALVAFGGAAGQHACALARSLGIARVLLPPLAGALSAWGIAQAPRGWHGEADLAARVLDDVAVRHALAHADALVERGRAALVAEGERGTPTVHRTLELRYRGTQHTLPLPLDADDLRARFDDAHASAFGWRRDDAIVECVTVRVRLEVPSAVPQPPGPPPGPPPRPRRHQRVFIDERWHDAPVFHREDIAAGVDVHGPALVLDDTGTLVLEPGWSLAIGDDGTLLLDDTAAADVVTPSSLARDPITLEIFAHRFMSIAEQMGVVLRRTASSTNIRERLDFSCAVFDAEANLVANAPHLPVHLGAMGESVAAIARQHPGARDGDVFATNDPAGGGSHLPDITVVTPVFVDGALSFWVASRGHHADVGGITPGSMPPHAVTLAQEGVVLRGLPIVRGGSWREDELRAALAAGPWPARRPDENLADLQAQIAANRRGELLLHALALREGLPRVHAYMAHVQDQAAFAVGNAIAALGDGTYAFDDRSDDGTRIAVRLEIRDRTLAIDFTGTDAAVPNNANAPRAVTVAAVLYVLRTLVGQAIPLNRGCLRGVTLTIPAGSLLDPPPDAAVAAGNVETSQRVVDVLLAALGRKAASQGTMNNLTFGDGSFGYYETIGGGEGATADADGRDAVHTHMTNTRITDPEILEASTGVRVCSFAVRRGSGGRGHRRGGDGIVRELEFDRALEVSLLADRRVRPPFGLGGGEPGACGQTRWGARALPGRIAFVVEPGDRVIVETPGGGGFGPPDGDTPA from the coding sequence TTGGCCGCCGGACGCTGGCGCTTCTTCGTCGATCGCGGCGGCACCTTCACCGACTGCGTCGCGCTGCCGCCGGGCGGCGGCGCGCCGGTGGTGTGCAAGCTGCTGTCGACCGACGACGCGCCACTGCGGGCGATCCGGACCGTGCTCGCGCTCGGCGACGACGCACCGATCCCCCCGCTCGAGCTGCGGCTCGGCACCACCGTCGCCACCAACGCGCTGCTCGAGCGCAAGGGTGCCCGCTGCGCGCTCGTCATCACGCGCGGCTTCGCCGACCTGCCGGTCATCGGCGACCAGACCCGGCCCGACATCTTCGCGCTGTCGATCCCACCGGCGACGCGGCTGCACGCCGAGGTGATCGAGATCGACGCGCGGGCCGATCGCGACGGTCGCGTGCTCGCGCGGCCCGATGGCGACGCGCTCGCGCGCAGCTTCGAGGCCCTGCGAGCGGGCGGCTGTGACAGCGTCGCGGTCGCGGTCGCGTTCGGCACCCGCGCGCCCGCGCTCGAGCAGGCCGTGCTCACGGCGGCGCGCGAGGCCGGCCTGCGATATGCGGTCGCCAGCCACGAGGTCAGCTCGCAGCTGGGTCTGCTGGCGCGCACGCAGACCGCGATCGTCGATGCCTACACCACGCCGCTGCTGCGCGCGTACCTGACCGGCCTGGCCGACGCGCTGCCCGGCAGCACGCTGTCGGTCATGCAGTCGTCGGGGGCGCTGGCGCCGGTCGCCCGCATCGGTGGTCGCGACGCGATCCTCTCGGGCCCCGCCGGCGGCGTGCTGGCCGTGGCCGCGCTCGCGCGACGGCACGGCCTGCGCGAGGTCATCGGCTTCGACATGGGCGGGACCTCGACCGACGTCACCCGCGTGCAGGGCGGCGAGCCCACGCTCACGTGGGAGACCACCACCGCGGACGTGCGGGTGCACGCGCCGATGCTCGACGTGCACACGATCGCGGCCGGCGGTGGCTCGGTGTGTCGCATCGTCGACGGGCGTCTGCGGGTCGGCCCCGACAGCGTCGGCGCGATGCCGGGCCCGCTGTGCTACGGCCGCGGCGACGGCTCGCCGAGCCTCACCGACATGAACCTCGTGCTCGGTCGCTTCGTCGGCGATCGCTTCGCACTGCCGCTGCACGCCGCGCCCGCGCATGCCGCACTCGCGCAACTCGCGGCGCAGTGGGGCGACGACGCGCCTGCGCCCGAGCGCATCGCTGCCGGCTTCTTCCGCATCGCCGTCGATGCGATGGCCGAGGCCATCACGCGGGTCAGCGTGGCCCGCGGCCACGACGTGCGCCGCCACGCGCTGGTCGCCTTCGGCGGTGCTGCGGGCCAGCACGCCTGCGCGCTCGCCCGCAGCCTCGGCATCGCGCGCGTGCTGCTGCCGCCGTTGGCCGGTGCACTGTCGGCGTGGGGCATCGCTCAGGCGCCGCGGGGCTGGCATGGCGAGGCCGATCTCGCCGCGCGCGTGCTCGACGACGTGGCCGTGCGTCACGCCCTCGCCCACGCGGACGCGCTGGTCGAACGCGGCCGCGCGGCGCTGGTCGCCGAAGGCGAGCGCGGCACGCCGACCGTGCACCGCACGCTCGAGCTGCGCTACCGCGGCACGCAGCACACGCTGCCGCTGCCGCTCGACGCCGACGACCTGCGCGCGCGCTTCGACGACGCCCACGCCAGCGCGTTCGGCTGGCGCCGCGACGACGCCATCGTCGAGTGCGTGACCGTGCGCGTGCGGCTCGAGGTGCCGAGCGCGGTGCCCCAACCGCCGGGACCACCGCCCGGTCCACCGCCGCGACCGCGACGTCACCAGCGGGTGTTCATCGACGAGCGCTGGCACGACGCGCCGGTCTTCCACCGCGAAGACATCGCCGCCGGCGTGGACGTGCACGGGCCTGCGCTGGTGCTCGACGACACCGGCACGCTGGTGCTCGAGCCGGGCTGGTCGCTCGCGATCGGCGACGACGGCACGCTCTTGCTCGATGACACCGCGGCCGCCGACGTCGTCACGCCCAGCTCGCTGGCGCGCGATCCGATCACGCTCGAGATCTTCGCGCACCGCTTCATGTCGATCGCCGAGCAGATGGGCGTGGTGCTGCGCCGCACCGCCTCGTCGACCAACATCCGCGAGCGGCTCGACTTCTCGTGCGCGGTGTTCGACGCCGAAGCCAACCTGGTCGCCAACGCGCCGCACCTGCCGGTGCACCTGGGCGCGATGGGCGAGAGCGTGGCCGCGATCGCCCGCCAACACCCGGGCGCCCGCGACGGCGACGTGTTCGCGACCAACGACCCCGCCGGCGGCGGCTCGCACCTGCCCGACATCACCGTGGTCACGCCGGTCTTCGTCGACGGTGCGCTGTCGTTCTGGGTCGCCAGCCGCGGCCACCATGCCGACGTCGGTGGCATCACGCCGGGCTCGATGCCGCCGCACGCCGTCACCCTCGCGCAGGAGGGTGTGGTCCTGCGCGGGCTGCCGATCGTGCGTGGCGGCAGTTGGCGCGAGGACGAGCTGCGGGCGGCACTCGCCGCGGGGCCGTGGCCCGCGCGGCGCCCCGACGAGAACCTCGCCGATCTGCAGGCGCAGATCGCCGCCAACCGCCGCGGTGAGCTGCTGCTCCACGCGCTCGCCCTGCGCGAGGGCCTGCCGCGCGTGCACGCGTACATGGCCCACGTGCAGGACCAGGCCGCGTTCGCGGTCGGCAACGCGATCGCGGCGCTGGGCGACGGCACCTACGCGTTCGACGATCGCAGCGACGACGGCACTCGCATCGCCGTGCGCCTCGAGATCCGCGATCGCACGCTGGCGATCGACTTCACCGGCACCGACGCCGCGGTGCCCAACAACGCCAACGCACCGCGGGCCGTGACGGTCGCGGCGGTGCTCTACGTGCTGCGGACCCTGGTCGGCCAGGCGATCCCGCTCAATCGCGGCTGCCTGCGCGGCGTGACGCTCACGATCCCCGCCGGTTCACTGCTCGATCCTCCACCCGACGCCGCGGTCGCGGCCGGCAACGTCGAGACCAGCCAGCGCGTCGTCGACGTGCTGCTCGCGGCGCTCGGGCGCAAGGCCGCCAGCCAGGGCACGATGAACAACCTCACCTTCGGCGACGGCAGCTTCGGCTACTACGAGACCATCGGCGGCGGCGAGGGGGCGACGGCCGACGCCGACGGTCGCGACGCCGTGCACACGCACATGACCAACACCCGCATCACCGACCCTGAGATCCTCGAGGCGAGCACCGGCGTGCGCGTGTGCAGCTTCGCGGTCCGTCGCGGCAGTGGTGGTCGCGGACACCGGCGCGGCGGCGATGGCATCGTGCGCGAGCTCGAGTTCGATCGTGCGCTCGAGGTGTCGCTGCTCGCCGATCGTCGCGTGCGTCCGCCGTTCGGCCTGGGCGGTGGCGAGCCCGGCGCGTGCGGCCAAACCCGCTGGGGCGCGCGCGCGCTGCCAGGGCGCATCGCATTCGTCGTCGAGCCCGGTGATCGCGTGATCGTCGAGACCCCGGGGGGCGGCGGCTTCGGCCCACCCGACGGCGACACACCCGCGTAG
- a CDS encoding prolipoprotein diacylglyceryl transferase has translation MLHALIPYIHVPDYTLVKDLPFVGPLKLQVFGPLVAVGVVLGWKQCLKYAKDRDIDEFFFRDYLFWMLVFAFVISHWVSVLFYFPDQVRENPWVLLAIWNGLSSVGGFFGAFIGMMYYLKKHKQPVIVYADATIFGLLVGWCFGRAGCSLVHDHPGQIVPEGTFFSVGPWPDGSFRYDLGLIEFCFAVTLCTLIYFVGKPLQRKPGWLVGTVVMAYAPFRFLLDFMRATEISTKVIPTPDARYSGLTTAQWFCIAFLLAGIYLVFFRKPQPSDTAYFKDSERRKREQGDKPDAKLADADAKPPAPIERDDDDDARSGADA, from the coding sequence ATGCTGCACGCGCTCATCCCGTACATCCACGTGCCCGACTACACGCTGGTCAAGGACCTGCCGTTCGTCGGGCCGCTGAAGCTGCAGGTCTTCGGGCCACTGGTCGCCGTCGGCGTCGTGCTGGGCTGGAAGCAGTGCCTCAAGTACGCCAAGGACCGCGACATCGACGAGTTCTTCTTCCGCGACTACCTGTTCTGGATGCTGGTCTTCGCGTTCGTGATCTCGCACTGGGTCAGCGTGCTCTTCTACTTCCCCGACCAGGTGCGCGAGAACCCGTGGGTCTTGCTGGCGATCTGGAACGGCCTGTCGTCGGTGGGCGGCTTCTTCGGCGCGTTCATCGGCATGATGTACTACCTGAAGAAGCACAAGCAGCCGGTGATCGTGTACGCGGATGCGACGATCTTCGGCCTGCTGGTGGGTTGGTGCTTCGGTCGCGCGGGCTGCTCGTTGGTCCACGATCACCCGGGCCAGATCGTGCCCGAGGGCACCTTCTTCTCGGTCGGCCCATGGCCCGACGGCAGCTTCCGCTACGACCTCGGGCTCATCGAGTTCTGCTTCGCGGTCACGCTGTGCACGCTGATCTACTTCGTCGGCAAGCCGCTGCAGCGCAAGCCAGGGTGGTTGGTCGGCACGGTCGTCATGGCCTACGCGCCGTTCCGCTTCCTGCTCGACTTCATGCGCGCGACCGAGATCTCGACCAAGGTCATCCCGACCCCGGACGCGCGCTACTCCGGGCTGACCACCGCGCAGTGGTTCTGCATCGCGTTCCTGCTGGCCGGCATCTACCTGGTGTTCTTCCGCAAGCCGCAGCCCAGCGACACCGCGTACTTCAAGGACAGCGAGCGTCGCAAGCGGGAGCAGGGCGACAAGCCCGACGCCAAGCTCGCGGATGCGGACGCCAAGCCCCCCGCGCCCATCGAGAGGGACGACGACGACGACGCGCGTTCCGGCGCCGACGCCTGA